A portion of the Rhodanobacter sp. AS-Z3 genome contains these proteins:
- a CDS encoding CDP-alcohol phosphatidyltransferase family protein gives MLLHLPLALTAIRALLAPVLVLLAMAWPDRLLLGIVLVTGFLSDVFDGVMARRLGVATATLRRLDSLADSVFYVCAMFAAWHLHEGQVRDYLIPLGVLLVVELSRYAFDYAKFRREASYHMWSSKVWGLALFAGFFCLLALGRGGWPVALAIYLGIVADLEGFAISMTLKQWQTDVPSLYHAIQLRRAEV, from the coding sequence TTGCTTCTACACCTGCCGCTGGCGCTCACCGCGATACGTGCCTTGCTGGCGCCGGTGCTGGTTTTGCTGGCCATGGCATGGCCCGATCGACTTCTGCTCGGGATCGTACTTGTCACAGGCTTTCTTTCGGATGTTTTCGATGGTGTCATGGCCCGGAGGCTGGGAGTGGCAACAGCCACGCTGAGACGCCTCGACAGCCTTGCCGATTCAGTGTTCTATGTTTGCGCCATGTTCGCCGCCTGGCATCTGCATGAAGGCCAGGTTCGCGATTACCTGATTCCTTTGGGCGTATTGCTGGTCGTCGAATTGAGCCGATACGCGTTTGACTACGCCAAATTTCGGCGCGAGGCCAGCTATCACATGTGGTCTTCCAAAGTGTGGGGCCTGGCACTATTTGCCGGCTTTTTCTGCTTGCTCGCTCTCGGTCGGGGCGGCTGGCCCGTCGCGCTCGCGATCTACCTCGGCATCGTGGCTGACCTGGAGGGGTTTGCGATATCGATGACGCTGAAGCAGTGGCAGACCGACGTGCCTTCGCTCTATCACGCTATCCAGCTGCGCCGGGCTGAGGTCTGA